TTTAGCCcattctccttttcatttttgtacGCATCCCGGTGTGGATATGCGTGGTATAATTTGTCCTCTGGAGTTCTCTTCTTAGAAGCAAGCACCTTAGAGACAGTTCTTCTGATTATGAAGTTTGCTATAAGTGTCTTTTAGCTGAGACCTTTTGGATTTGTAAACTCTGCAGTCTCTTTGGGCTAGTTATCGTTATGTGCCCAGATGTGTCTCCTGTCCCTCGGGCAAAGGAAATTGAATTGATGGTCCAACGGGTGACGATTGTGTCTGAAATGGTCTTCCACCAGCAGGGCTGTTTGGACCCTTTTACATTGACTTTGTGACGTGCCAAGAGCCATATTCAATCCGAGGGAGACATCTGATCCAGACAGCCATTAACTGACAGCCTGGCCttgtaatattaaataaaacaagctaatcgctgtaattaaaaaaaagtatttccaggAATATGACAAGCCCTGACAGCAACAGCTTCTGATAGCTGTTGTGGAGAGGTGAATTTCCCTTAAGGACCATAATGCAGCACCTGCTGCTGTCGCATTTTCCTGTCATCTCTGACTGAACTGTAAGTGGAGATTGGTGTGGAAAGCAGGGGTGTATTTTAATATCTAGAAGACAATAAGTTGTTTTTTAGTGAAGTTGCATTAGTTAATCTAATCTCAGTTAGTGCTAAAGACTAATAGaactattttctgttcattttaacGTTAAAACTGATGTTGCTCTGCAGTGGGAACACTCCTGAAACTAGAGGAACAGCCTATGTGGTCTATGAAGACATCTTTGATGCCAAAAATGCTTGTGATCACCTGTCGGGATTCAACGTGTGCAACAGATACCTTGTTGTTTTGTACTACAATGCAAACAGGGTACGTACgcttggggtggttttttttttaagttacccATGAACATAGCTaacatacaaaaaaatttaGTTTCAAAAGACAGTTGCctgcatatttttaagaaataaatccaAACTGTTAGAGGGAATGGATTGGATAAATTGTCAGGATTTCATCTTTACTTGGTGATTTGTGTgcacaaaaacaacaaaaaaaaagtacctcTGGACCAAGGGTGTGAAAAACGTTCTTCTGGTGAGTGTACTtcagagaggaggaagcagggCCCTTAAAACTGCACGGTGGCAACAGGATGTGAGGTCTTGTTTGCAGGTGAAAAGCCTCTAGTCCTTGATGTTCCATCTGTCAGTGACAATATCCGGGGTGCTGTGGTATTCTCCGAGGTCGAAAATTAGGCAGCATTGTTTGTGTGTGATGTTGTAGTTCATAGCGATGTTGGTTGCAGTTACTGGGGAAATAACATGTTgtaagattatatttttttttttcttacatcttttattttcctaattacAGGCATTCCAGAAGATGgacacaaagaagaaagaggaacagCTTAAGCTTCTCAAGGAAAAATACGGAATTAATACAGACCCAccaaaataaactgattttttttggaaaacTTTTCAAGCCCTGCTGTTGAGTTCAACTGTTTTCAAGCCCCGCCGCTGAGTACTTGAACTAAACATAGGAATTCTCAATGAAgtataacttttctttttaatttgataaGCTGTAATTTGAATCTTTAGGTCTTCACAttagaattaaataaatgtaaaacatcGGAAGATCTGCTTTAAGATTAAATCCCCCTAAGCGGACATAGCTTCTCCATGTTGTGAGGGTGACCTGGTAGATGCTGCATAACCACAGTCCTCTTTCGAGCAGGACCTCTCGTGATGGCACCGAGCAGGCCGAGTGTTTCATACCTCCTGCAGTCCTGCCCGCTCCCCAGGGCAGGTTTGAAGCGCGGCAGCCAGTTAATGCAAAGAGCTTAAGGGGCTCTGCACAAGCTGCCTGCCTGGAGGTAAATTTCACTGGCTGCATTCTGAAAATGGAGTATTGCAACCAGTGTGCCTGCCGCAGGGATCctggtgcttttttaaaaaagaaataactatgGTTTGATAATTCATCACACTCGTATATTATACACAAATCATTGCGCCTTTCTCCCTCTGGGAATGTGTGAAGGAGCCTAACTCCATGACGTGAGTGTTCGGCTGCTGCTTACTAGAATCAAAGCAAGCCCAAATCCATGTGTAGAACAGAGTTTCTTTTACAAACGATAGAAAATGAATGGCCTTTCAAAAGAATCCAACTGCTGGAGTGACTTCAGTCAAAATATCTGGTTCCCAGTGATCGAGACAAAACAGATAGGCTGCAGAAAACAATCTTGTGTTGCTGGAGGGCTGAATTCATGGTATACGAGATCTTTATTATGTGTACCGGGTTTGCACGGAGGTGAGTTAGGAGCAACAGGAATACACTTCGCGCCTTTTAATATAAGTAGAGAACACCTGACCAAAATGAGACAATGCTGGTGGTAATTTTAGATACCTGTAGCACAGTTGATTTCTACTGAGTGTGTTTGAACTGTAATATATTTCATGTACATAAATTTTTAGGTGTAGCATCTGGtggaggaaaaacagatttaaattttttggCTCTTATTTTTTCAGCGCTCGTGTCCTGTAAATAAAAACTAGTGTGATACAGAGTCTGCATAACCAGTATATTttggaagcagaaaagaataaCCTCTACTTCTGTTCTGAACCAGCTGGAAGCCACATGAATGCTGGCAGTATCCTGCCTCTTGGGAGTATTTATTTGCTTGGATGTGATGTTTAACTCCCTGAGCAGACAACTTCCAGCTAGTGCAGAACATGGGCAGATGCAAACGTACTTTGCCTGAGGATTTGTAATTCaagttaaatttttttcagtgcattaTACTGTCCTAAAggaacatttccattttcttatccATAGATTTTTGTTGAAATCTGTCACTTAAAGAACCATGCTGTTCTTGTgtccatttaataaaaaaataaatgtgtgtctacatagttttgctttgcttcctcaAGGCTTGCTTTGTGCTGCACTGCTTCTGTGTGTAACCTTTCCATTTAGGATGGAAGTCATTCATCACCTGACTGTTTGTGACACAGGGAAGAATCTGTAGAGCACCTGTTGCGCATGAACGTGCACGTGTGTTTGGCACCCGAGTGATGGAGAAGGATGCCCCGCTGCGGCACAGCTGTCCAGCTCCAGTGGAGGAGATCCGTCGCCACTGCGTGTGCTGCGCATCGTCCTTGGCTGGGAGAGGCGCAGGGTGGCGGTGGCACCAAGCTGGCTGTGTGacctcagcacagcagggagggagcagctgaaAGGGCTCGGGTGTTAATTTCACTTTGGGTGGGTGCTTGAAACCCCGTCTGTACACTCAGCGCGGGCACTAACAAGCCTTGTCCTTCCTCTGTGGCTCCCCCATACCTGCGTCCTTCCCTTAACACTGAAGGTGCCCTTTGCAGCTCTCGCAGGCCTCAGTGAGCCGTCCCTGAGGTCGGGGACAGGTAATGGCAGACTAACAAGGTACAGAAATGTAAAGCTCTGCTGTGATGTCATCGCCAGCTTTCCTGCTTGCCCAGCCCTCTACCGCTTCTCCTGTTGGGTGCAGCTGTGATGCGCGTACATTAGAtctgctgtcctcctcctcaggtgAGCAGTTACTCCTACCTCAGATTGTTGTTCAGGTCTTGCCCGTCACACTGATGCAAATCCCAGTTTCTTTGGCAAAAACCAGCTtgccttcaaaatatttaaacaaatgaaatccTATTGGAGGCCTTGCTTCTACGTGAAcctctgttgctttttaaaggtaaaaacaCCCGCcccctatatatatatacacacacacacgtacacacataTATACGTGCCACGCTATCCACTAGGATAAGGGGCATTTAGAAGGCCCCTCACTGTAAGAGGAACCAGAGGTGCTTGTTACCATGCTGGATTTATacttctaataaaaaaatagtaaatactGGTAATAAAATATCAAAGTGCTAATAATGGTGCCATGAGCTGCCAGCCCTGTTTAAAATCATATGCAAATACTGCGTTGCTTCTGTCAACAGCGGAGAGCGTGGTGCTTGCGCTGCGGTGTCTGTTGTGATGAGgatttgctgctgtttgaaaaacatatataaaaagcaATTCTTTAGGGTAATAAGATTAATAAAAATTCCTTCGGTGAATCCTCAAGATCAGCAGCTTTTGATTTCTCTGagagctcagctgctgcctttcatTAAATATTCCATTTCATACTTTTTCTTCTAGTGCCTGTTCAGGGCTTTCAATGTCCCTGCacttgtaaaatgaaataataatttgtacCTGCAAGACAGAGGGAATGGAAATCGAATGCCCGGAGGATTGTTTTGATGAGGTCTgctcaagattttttttgaaatgtaataTCAAAGGACAGGGAAATGAGTTCAGTTATATGAATGGCAGAGGGGGCAGCAAATAAGGCAGATGTTACCAGCCTCGTACTCTGCatctgtgctggtttttgtgtgtgctcgcttcccatttaatttttcaggaagTAGGGCATGAAATTGAGCCTGGaaggtcatttttttccatcGGTGCTGTTTAGAAATTAGTAACAAGAGCATATCTGATTACACAGGCAATGACAGTAAATTTTTTCCAATCCATTATATAGTGGTAATAATTATATGTACTGTGTTGATCGATGAtacaattaaataaattaacGCATTAGCAGTCAAATAAAGAGCTGAAGATTACATTTCCTTGAAGACTTAATTTCCCTAAGTATCACAAAGCACAAttagttttcctttcagattttttttttaatgaaattggCATGAAAAACGTAATAATCTCTGCTGCCAACAAaggtctctgcagagaaagggcGATGAGGGAGAGAACTTCATCAACCAGCTGTAATAAGGTTTTTACAGACTCGGTAATGGCCGGGTTGTACTGCTGAGGGCGAAGGGAAAGCgcgcagcagctctgcagataGAGACGATAAGACTGAGTGTGATGGGCTCCCAAAGCCCAGCAGGAAGATGTTTTTCACTGGCGAGAAACCTCGTAGAAACGGAGGGGCAGAGCGATGCCCTGCCTATTGCttcaggtgcagcagaagcttcCCAACAGCAGGACCAAgagatgctggagggaaggtgcGGCCATTCTGGGTATGCCAAGTCAATCCTTCACACCGCTGTTCGCTTTCGAGGCATTTgggaaaaatcccaaaacagATCCTTtaggggttgggttttttttgtttggtttttttttgtttgtttttgttttttggttttttttttgatgagCAACTAACTCAGACTGGGCTGTCGGTAGGAGCAGCTTTAGACCGATGTGCTGAATCAACCTGTGTTTGACAGGCACGACGGGGCTATGTTACGTTTAACCAAGCCATCTATAGGAGCTCACATCTGCCACTACCACAATGCAGCCTGCCATCTGCAACCCAGTGCTGAAATCAAGACCAGCGACAAAGGCCAGGGCGGTGGCAAAGGAGATTGGgacctttaaaaagaatttggaaGAGTTAGTGGGCATCAAATCCTGCCAAGTCCAATTTCCTATTTATTAACAGGAAATTAGCCTGTCCTAAATGAAAGAATTATTAGTGAAATGCAGATGTGTGACCTCGCTGCTGCAGCAAGCCCAgatttccaccaaaaaaaacgGTCCTCAAATGCCTTTAGTTTCTTTATGGAGAGGggagcaataaaaaaatttactCCACCAACCCTCAGTGAACAGTAGTCTGTAAAAGATGGGGTTTATGGGTAAACAATTAATTGACAAATTAATTAACAAACTCAAATGCAGCTTTGTGGGTAAAATGAAGATCTAGAGAAAGAGGAGAACGAGCTGCAGTCACTGGCCAGGTAGCCAGTTCTGCTTTACTgtgctccttttctctctcctctccaggaGACATTGCCTGGAGACACCTATGTAGTGTTGGGGTCTGTCTGCTCGTCCTAGGTGTGTTCTCCTCACGCAGACTCACACAGGAAAATAGCTCACCACCTGCTTGAAATGCTTCCATCAAAAAATCCATTGGTTAAAAACTATCCAAATAGTTTATAGtcaagttaaataaaaataacattgtgACCCAATGATGCTCTTGCTTTCTACAGCAAAGGGGAAAAGCAAGCCGAAATGTGAGAAATCAAATTtaggcaaagcaaaaataacagcacagaggcagcttcACTGCTCAGGTCCTGCTCCTAAAACCAGGTAAATGACAGTCTACACATCCTTCTGTCTCCAGGGGAGGAACCAGCATTTTGTGAATTCATATAACcatcaaatgaaataaatattgttaaGCCTCGAATGCCAGGAGCCCAGCACAGAAAGTAAGTTTGTAGGCTATGTAAACAGCATCAGAAGATGCAACCTCAAAAATCTCAATGTGTTCAGTGACCACATCATCCCACAGTTCAGATTGGTTTTGGGAAGTGGATGCACACAGTTCTGCTCCTCTTGCCTACGTCAGCTCCAACAGAAATTTTTATGCTAGTTTTACTGTTGTAAATGCATAGACTTGGACCACCACTGTATGTCTTTGAATAACATCATTTTCCATCCTTTTGGCAGCCAAATTTTGGCCAGCATTGAGGGGCCACCAGCTGGGCAAGGGAGATGGAGAGTCCCGGTAGCCCTTACTTGCACCTTCCTGGTACCTCTGGTCCCACAGAGATCTTCCACTGTGCCATCTACAACAGAAGCAGTGCATGGAATTATGCGCATTTCATAtaagaagagaaataattaaCAAGTAAATGGGTTGATGATCGTTTGGAGAACTTCTTATAGACCAAAAAGAATTCCAGTGGCCAGAGAAAACtagaaaaacaggaaacagaaacTGTAAAGTATCaagattttattgttttgtatATATACTTTCAATTCTTAAATgagacagtattttttaaaacagcagcaagcagaaCATACAAGTTGAGAAAAGTGGCAGCGCAGGTAACTCTGTTTGGCTAATGCCCGTTCATGTACAAGGCGTAcattggatttttatttttttttgagcaccttttgtgttttttttcttgaagtgtaCAGTAAGGCAGTGGTTTTTCAAtaaggaatatatatatatttatatttatatatattttcaatcATCACTGTGAATTCTTCTGacatgcaaattaaataaaatgtacaaCTTGAAAATGTTACAACAGTAGACatttttcccaaagcaaagcTTCTAATAAAAGGCAAATACGGACACcacaaagttaaaaaagagaaggaaggcaTAAGAAACCAAGTGGCAGGCGCTATTGACAGGACAGCTTGAGCAGGGAAGATTGGGATTCCAGTGAAGATTTCTCCCGCTGCTGGCGAGGCGAGAAAGAAGGGATGGTTATCAACAGATGgctccagccagctccctcaagTGATTCACTCTAACCTGAGAAGCTCCACATCAAAGAGAAGAGTAGCATTGGGAGGGATGACCCCAGGGTGGCCTGTGGCTCCGTAGGCCATCTCAGGTGTGCAGGTCAACTTTGCTCTTTGTCCTAAGCTCATCTGGGGTTTGGatgttggagaaagaaaaagagaagacacagtattaggaagaaaacaaagaacaaatcaCACAGATGTACAGAATCGAGGAAAAAACGGGACCATCAGATTAATCTTTTGGCTTCAAGCTGAAGCTGCCACAAACAGCTCAGATGAAGGTCTCCCGACTCCTCTGGCTTCTCCTGGCAGTTATTTATATTGCCAGAGCCTGTCTGGGAGTCATACAGAGGCTTTCTAACGCATACTTGGGTCCATCCTGCCTACgctggagccagctgcaggaggtgcGAGTTCCTTCTGCAGAGCGCAGGGCAAATGTAACACTGTCAGCGGGCGTTAGGAAAAGGCTCTCAGTAACAGACAGGACCAGAGCTCTGTATTCATGAGAGATCAGTGCCAAAACACAGTTAGGTTCAGCTTCTGGAAAGCATTCAgcaacatttttccttcttcagccaCCTCCAGGGATGACTTCAAAACTGTTGCTCAGACGCTAACGCTGCAGGCACCAACCTTTCTGCTGCCGGGCAGGTGCAAACACTGATGCAGATGACCTCCCCTGGTCCCTGCAGGGGTTTGCATGGGGCAGGCTGGTCCCTGCAAGCCAGACAGCTGGTAAGTCTTGCACGGGTTTTAGGCGTGGGGCAACCTTGAACTGTCAGAAGTTGAGCAGAGAAATGCAGACGCTGCTGACATCTGACAGTCATTACACCAAGGTTTGAAAAATCTGCCTGCTAGACATAGCGAACTGCCTTTTCCCAAGTGCCTCGTGTTAATCGCGCTCCCCAAACCCCTCAAAACCCTGAGGTG
The DNA window shown above is from Grus americana isolate bGruAme1 chromosome 3, bGruAme1.mat, whole genome shotgun sequence and carries:
- the SF3B6 gene encoding splicing factor 3B subunit 6, which codes for MAMQAAKRANIRLPPEVNRILYIRNLPYKITAEEMYDIFGKYGPIRQIRVGNTPETRGTAYVVYEDIFDAKNACDHLSGFNVCNRYLVVLYYNANRAFQKMDTKKKEEQLKLLKEKYGINTDPPK